One Streptomyces sp. NBC_00223 genomic window carries:
- a CDS encoding ParA family protein, which translates to MTSIALFNNKGGVGKTTLTYHLAHMFRRLGLRVLAVDLDPQANLTSMCLEETEIEELWENNSELIGQGAVHPALRGMGRVRAGQTIADAVRPILEGTGDIAHVDPAALMPGLWLLPGSLDLSRFEDKLSSEWFKTFAGDIAAIRTTTAFHRIVERAAESVAADIVLIDVGPNLGAINRSALIAADTVLMPLAADLFSLKGLSNLGPTLRAWRRDWQQLVLPRIPPDIPAPKADMTPLGYVIMQPEMRLDRPVKAYARWLERIPWVFTAAVLDQQPPSRDEEKYRIATLRNYRSLMPLAHDARKPMFDLKPADGALGSTQKYVQTCFREFRDLAEAVLSRLREGGFPVG; encoded by the coding sequence ATGACGTCCATCGCTCTGTTCAACAACAAAGGCGGCGTCGGCAAGACCACGCTGACGTATCACCTGGCCCACATGTTCCGGCGGCTGGGCCTGCGGGTGCTGGCCGTCGACCTCGACCCGCAGGCGAACCTGACATCGATGTGCCTGGAGGAAACGGAGATCGAGGAGCTCTGGGAGAACAACTCCGAGCTCATCGGGCAGGGCGCGGTGCATCCGGCCCTGCGCGGTATGGGCCGGGTACGGGCCGGCCAGACCATCGCCGACGCTGTCCGGCCCATCCTGGAAGGGACGGGTGACATCGCGCATGTCGACCCGGCGGCCCTCATGCCCGGTCTGTGGCTGCTGCCCGGCAGCCTGGACCTGAGCCGCTTCGAGGACAAACTGTCCAGCGAGTGGTTCAAGACTTTCGCTGGGGACATCGCGGCCATCCGGACCACCACTGCCTTCCATCGCATCGTCGAACGTGCCGCGGAATCCGTTGCCGCGGACATCGTGCTGATCGATGTGGGCCCCAATCTCGGGGCCATCAACAGGTCCGCCCTCATCGCGGCGGACACTGTGCTGATGCCGCTGGCCGCCGACTTGTTCTCGCTCAAGGGGCTCAGCAACCTCGGCCCGACGCTGCGTGCCTGGAGGCGTGACTGGCAGCAACTGGTGTTGCCGCGCATTCCGCCGGACATTCCGGCTCCGAAGGCGGACATGACACCGCTCGGATATGTCATCATGCAGCCGGAAATGCGCCTCGACCGGCCGGTCAAGGCGTACGCACGCTGGCTGGAGCGCATCCCCTGGGTCTTCACCGCCGCGGTGCTCGACCAGCAGCCGCCGTCCCGGGACGAAGAGAAGTACCGGATCGCCACCCTGCGGAACTATCGCAGCCTGATGCCACTGGCCCATGACGCCCGCAAGCCGATGTTCGACCTCAAGCCGGCCGACGGTGCTCTGGGCAGCACCCAGAAGTATGTGCAGACGTGCTTCCGCGAATTCCGTGACCTGGCCGAGGCCGTGCTGTCCCGCCTCAGAGAGGGGGGCTTCCCCGTTGGCTGA
- a CDS encoding ATP-binding protein: MTDRDLADVLGTRETAALEFKRTAKREGKRGDAIGNAVCAMANDLPGNGGGDILIGVADDGSPMEGVDTSDKALLALTDLRDDGRLLDRPSFTVQAGVYRGRPVVHIRVEASVSPPVRFEGVVWVRPGPTTRRASRDDERVLSERRRALDGPFDSRVVPGTTLEDLDVGLFRGSYLPSMVDPDVIEENGRPLAQQLSSLHLTNPGEIPTALGLLVIGFDPSSRVPGAYVQFVRYQGTGLDAPVADDQELRQNLVDTAARLETVLRGHLHTRLVEEGFRESQHPDYPFEALREVCMNALMHRNYETSYAPTRIAWFDDRIEVTNPGGPYGQVRGDNFDRVTDYRNPSLAAAMKGLGYVNRFGRGIGRIQAALKRNGNPPAQFQVDESSWAVTLRRTAV, translated from the coding sequence GTGACCGACCGAGATCTGGCAGACGTCCTGGGTACCCGTGAGACCGCGGCCCTGGAGTTCAAGCGCACGGCGAAGCGGGAGGGCAAGCGGGGCGACGCGATCGGCAATGCCGTTTGCGCGATGGCGAACGACCTTCCGGGCAACGGCGGCGGGGACATTCTCATCGGGGTGGCCGACGACGGCAGCCCGATGGAGGGCGTGGACACCAGTGACAAGGCGCTGCTCGCGCTCACCGATCTGCGGGACGACGGGCGTCTCCTCGACCGGCCCTCATTCACCGTGCAGGCCGGCGTGTACCGGGGCAGACCGGTCGTGCACATCCGGGTGGAGGCGTCGGTCAGCCCGCCGGTCCGGTTCGAGGGCGTGGTCTGGGTACGGCCCGGTCCCACGACGCGACGGGCGAGCCGGGACGACGAGCGGGTGCTGAGCGAGCGGCGTCGGGCACTCGACGGTCCCTTCGACAGCCGGGTCGTACCTGGCACCACGCTCGAAGATCTGGACGTCGGCCTTTTCCGTGGTTCATATCTCCCCTCGATGGTTGATCCCGACGTGATCGAGGAGAATGGCCGACCGCTTGCCCAGCAGTTGTCCTCCCTGCATTTGACGAATCCCGGGGAGATCCCGACCGCGCTCGGCTTGCTGGTCATCGGATTCGATCCGAGCAGTCGTGTGCCGGGCGCGTATGTGCAGTTCGTTCGTTACCAGGGCACCGGTCTGGACGCACCCGTCGCGGACGACCAGGAGTTGCGGCAGAACCTGGTGGATACCGCCGCCCGACTGGAGACCGTCCTGCGCGGGCATTTGCACACACGGCTGGTCGAGGAGGGGTTCCGTGAGAGCCAGCACCCGGACTATCCCTTCGAAGCCCTGCGCGAGGTCTGCATGAACGCCTTGATGCACCGCAACTACGAGACCTCGTACGCACCGACCCGTATCGCCTGGTTCGACGACCGGATCGAGGTGACCAACCCCGGCGGGCCGTATGGACAGGTCCGGGGCGACAACTTCGACCGGGTGACCGACTACCGCAACCCCTCTCTCGCGGCGGCGATGAAGGGGCTCGGCTACGTCAACCGCTTCGGCCGCGGGATCGGGCGCATTCAGGCGGCTCTGAAGCGCAACGGGAATCCGCCCGCGCAGTTCCAGGTGGACGAGTCGTCCTGGGCCGTCACCTTGCGGAGGACAGCCGTATGA